The Rathayibacter caricis DSM 15933 genomic sequence GCAGCTGCTGCCCGAGCAGCTCGACGACGGGGACGCGCAGGGAGTAGGAGGTGCCGAGGTCGCCCTGCGCGAGCCGGCCGAGCTGGGTGAGGTACTGCAGGAGGAGGGGCTGGTCGAGTCCGTACTCCTCCCGGACCGCGGCGAGCGCCTCGGCGGACGCCTGCGAACCGGGTCCGCCGAGGATCGCTTGCGCGGGGTCGCCGGGGATCAGGCGGATGAGGAAGAAGACGGCGGTCGCGACGGCCCAGAGCACGACGACGGCGCCGCCCAGGCGGAGGAGGACGCGGCGGATCATGCGGGGTGCTCCTTCCGAAGGGGGGTCACAGGACCAGGATGCCTCGTGCTGACCGGACACGGAGCGCACCCTGTTGATCGAGTAGTCGGCGCAGCCGACGTATCGAGATCCGCGATCACCCGGCGTTCGGGAGGACGTGGATCTCGATACGCCCCTGCGGGGCTACTCGATCAGCAGGGCGGCGGCCCGCTGCGCGGGCTACTCGATCAGCAAGGGGGAGGCCGCTCGATCAGCGAGAGGATCAGACCGACGCGTCTGCGAACCACGGAGTCGAGACCGTGGCCAGCGCCTCCACGCCCAGCACCGACGAGCGGAGCAGGTAGTGGTTCTGCTGGTCGTAGAGCGGCAGGATCCAGTACCCGGACAGCACGATCTCCTGCGCCTGGCGGTACAGGTCGGCGCGCTCGTCCGCATCCGTCGTCGCGCTCGCCTGCTCGAGCAGTGCGTCGAGCGCGGGGTCGGCGATCTGCGCGTGGTTGGCGAAGTAGCCGCTGGGCGCGGGGGTGATGCCCGAGGAGGAGTAGAGGATCCGCAGGACGTCGGGCCCGACCTTCGTGTAGGGCGCGCTGACCAGCTCGTACTCGTTCGCCGCGAGGGCCGCGTACCAGCTCGAGAGGTCCAGCAGGCTGATCTCGACGTCGAAGCCGACGGCCTTCGCCGAGGCCTGGATCTGCTCGAAGAGCGACTGCTCGGCCGGGATCGACTGGTTCGTGCTGACCGGGAAGCGGAGCGTGAGCGGCTGCCCGTCCTTCTCGCGGATGCCGTCGCCGTCGGAGTCGGTCCAGCCCGCGGTCTCGAGGAGCTCCTCAGCCGCGGCGACCTCGTCGTCGGAGCCGGCGTCCTCGAAGAGCGAGGCGTCGGAGTAGGCGGTCGCCTCGCTGCTCGACAGCGGCGAGTAGGAGCGCTCTGCGGTGCCGAAGAAGAGGGAGTCGATCGCGTCGTTCACGCCGACGGCGCGGATGAACGCCTCGCGCACACCCGCGTCGTCGAACGGCGACTGGCCGCCGTTGAGCTCCAGGCGGTTGACCGAGCCGGGGCGCGGGGCGTCGAGCTCGACGAGGTCGGAGGCCTCGGTGGCGGCCTGCAGCGTGTCGGGCTGCGCGTTGTCGATCACGTCGACCTCGCCCGCCTGCAGCGCCGCGTAGCGGGTGGCCGAGTCGGGCAGGAAGCGCCACTCGATGCTGGAGAGGTACGCGGGGCCCTCGTGACCGTCGCCGGTCGGGCCGAACGAGGCGTCGTAGGCGTCGTTGCGGGTGAGAGTCACGTGGTCCTGCTTGACCCACTCCGTCACCGTGAAGGGACCGGTGCCGACGGGCGCCTCGCAGTTGGCGGCCTCGCCGCGCGCGATGCCGGTGGGCGACTGGATCGCCGTCCACGGCTGGGCGAGCGACTCGAGCAGCGCGCTGTCGGGGGCGCTGAGCGTGAAGCGCGCGACGGTCGGCGAGACGGCGGTGACCGACTCGACCTTGGCGACGGCGAGGTAGCCGGTCGAGGACTTGGTGGCCGGGTCCTGGAGGTGCGCGATGTTCGCGGCGACCGCCTCCGCGTCCAGCGGAGTGCCGTCGGTGAACTCGACGCCCTCGCGCAGCGTGAAGTCGTAGCTGAGCGCATCGTCCGAGACGGTCCACGACTCCGCGAGCCACGGCGTGATCGTGCCGTCGGCCTCGCGCGAGACGAGCGACTCGAGCACCTGCGTCGCGAGCAGCGCCTGCGGGTAGTTGCCTCCGACGTGCGGGTCGAGGCAGGTGGGTTCGGCGTCGCCGGACGCGTAGGTGAGGACTCCGTCGGCGACGGGGGTCGCGGAGTCGCCTCCTGCGTCGGACTCGGCGGTGCAGCCGCTGAGCAGGAGGGCGCCGGCGGCGAGCGCGGCGGGGAGGATCAGAGAGCGGCGCATGACGTCTTTCGTGGAGGGGTCGGGAGTGCCGGGTTTCTTGGACGCGGCCCAGGAAACGCTAGCAGGACACGCAGGCCCGCGGGCCGGGTCGCCCGGATCCGCTCCGCAGAGCTCAGCCCGCCGTCGACGCGCGCACGACCAGCTCGGGCTGGAACAGCACCTGGCGCGGCTCGGTGTCGAGCAGCAGGTCGACCGCCGTCGCGCCGATCAGGGCGCTCGGCTGGCGGATGCTCGACAGCGGCACGACCGTCGCCGTCGCGAACGCGATGTCGTCGTAGCCGATGAGGGCGATGTCCTCGGGCACGCGGACGTCGCCCAGCAGCATCAGGGCCTGCAGCACCCCGACCGCGAGGAGGTCGTTCGCGCAGAACACGGCATCGGGGCGATCGGAGGCGTCGCGCGCCGCGAGAGCGCGCCCCGCCCCGCGCCCGGCGAGCACCGACAGCGAGTCGGTCGCGATCTCCTCGAGCGAGGCTCCGTCGACCTCGCGCACGGCCGCGCGCGCCCCCGCGAGCCGGTCGGCGACCTGGCGGATCGACTCCGGACCGCCCACCACGGCCAGGCGCCGGCGCCCGAGGCTCAGGAGGTGCTCCACGGCCAGGCGCCCGCCCGCCACGTCGTCGACGGCGACCGACGAGAGCGCCGGGTCGAGCGAGTGGCGGTCGACGAGCACGCAGGGGATCCCGTGCGAGCGGAGGCGGTCCAGGCGCGTCGAGTCCTCCCCCAGCGGTGAGATGAGGACGCCGCCCACGCGCTGCTCCTCGAAGAGGTCGAGGTAGGCGGCTTCGCGTCGGGCGTCGTCGTCGGTGTTGCCGAGCAGCACGGCCAGGCCGGACTCGGCCGCGCGCGCCTCGGCGCCGCGGGCGAGGTCCGAGAAGAAGGGGTTGCCGGCGTCGAGGACGACGAGCCCGATGCTGCGGCTGCGACCGGCGCGGAGCTGCCGCGCGGCGTCGTTGCGGACGAAGCCCAGCTCGGCGATCGCCTCCTGCACGCGGCGGACCGACTCGGCGCCGACCCGCTCGGGCCGGTTGAGCACGTTCGAGACGGTGCCGACGGAGACGCCTGCTCGGGCGGCGACGTCGCGGACGCTCACGGACGGCACGGCGCCTCCTGGGGTCGGGCCGCGCGGCGGGCGGCGGTCCCGGAAGTATGGCACCGGCGCTCGGGTCGTCATCTCCGGGACTGGACGTGCACGGGTGAATGCCTAGTCCCTAGGCTGTGCCCTGACTCGATCATTGGAGCACGGCATGGCCCTCGCCAGCATCCCCGACACCGTCGCCGCCCTCCGGAAGGGCCGCCCCGTCATCGTCGTCGACGACGAGGACCGCGAGAACGAGGGCGACGTGGTCCTGGCCGCGCAGACCGCGAGCGCCGCGACGATCGCGTGGACGGTGCGCAACAGCTCCGGGTTCCTCTGCGCGCCGCTGACGAACGCGATCGCCGACCGGCTCGACCTCCCGCCGATGATCGCCGTCAACCAGGATCCGCGCGGCACCGCGTACACCGTCACGGTCGACGCGGCCGACCGGCTGAGCACCGGGATCAGCGCGGCCGACCGCGCGCACACCCTCCGGGTCCTCGCCGACCCCGACGCCGCTCCCACCGCCCTCACCCGGCCGGGCCACATCCTGCCGCTGCGTGCCGTCGACGGAGGGGTGCTCGAGCGCGACGGGCACACCGAGGCCGCCGTCGACCTGCTCCTGCTCGCGGGGCTGCACCCCGTCGCGGGCATCGCCGAGATCGTGGACGACGACGGCGAGATGGCGCGACTGCCGCGGCTGCTCGAGATCGGCGAGCGCGAGGACGTCCTCGTCACCTCGATCGAGCTGCTGCAGGCGTTCCTCCGCGAGCGCGGCGGGAGCAGGGACGCGCTCGACGCGGACGGCGCCGATGAGTAGGCCGGGGCCGGTGTCGCCGAGCCGGCTCTCGATCGACCGGCTCTCGCTGGTGACCAAGGTCGCCCGGCTGTACCACGAGGACGGGCTGCGCCAGCCCGAGATCGCGACGCGCCTGCACGTCTCGCAGTCGCGCGTCTCGCGGCTGCTGAAGGAGGCGGTCGCCCTCGGCATCGTGCGCACGATCGTGGTGCCGCCCGCCGGCGTGCACTCCGAGCTGGAGGACACGGTGCGCGACCGCTTCGGCCTCGCCGACGTGGTCGTCGCCGACACGAGCAGCGACGATGAGTACTCGATCCTCGCCGCGCTCAGCGGGGCGGGCGCGGCCTACTTCGAGACGACGCTGACCGGCCACGACCGGGTCGGGATCTCGTCGTGGTCCTCGACCCTGCTCGCGACCGTCGACAAGATGGCGCCGCGCACGGTCAGCACCGCCGACGTGATCGTGCAGGTGCTCGGCGGGCTGGGCACCGCGTCGGTGCAGATGAAGGCCACGCACCTGGTCGAGCGGATGGCGGCCGTCACCGGCGCCTCCCCGGTCTTCTTCTCGGCGCCCGGCATCGTCGCCAGCCGAGGCGCGCGCGACGCGATCCTCGAGGACCAGTTCGCCCGCGAGGTGCTGGACGAGTGGTCGCGCCTGACGGTGCTGATCGCCGGCATCGGCAGCGTCGCCCCCTCCCCCATGCTGAAGGACTCGGGCAACGCGATCTCGGCGACCGAGATCGACGCGCTCAGCGAGGCGGGCGCCGTGGGCGACATCTGCCTGCACTTCTTCGACGCGCAGGGCCGCCTGATCGAGACGGGCTTCTCGGAGCGGACGGTCGGCATCGACGCGGCCGCGATGCGCGCGGTGCCGCGGCGGGTGGGCATCGCCGGCGGCGCCCGCAAGTACGAGGCGGTGCGCGCGGCGCTGCGCGGCCGCTGGATCGACGTGATGATCACGGACGTCGACACGGCGCGGAGGCTCGCCGCCGAGCCCGAGGTCTGAGCGCTGCTCGGACACCGTCGGGACCCGGCGGCGCCCCGCTCACCAGATCGTGAA encodes the following:
- a CDS encoding LacI family DNA-binding transcriptional regulator, translated to MPSVSVRDVAARAGVSVGTVSNVLNRPERVGAESVRRVQEAIAELGFVRNDAARQLRAGRSRSIGLVVLDAGNPFFSDLARGAEARAAESGLAVLLGNTDDDARREAAYLDLFEEQRVGGVLISPLGEDSTRLDRLRSHGIPCVLVDRHSLDPALSSVAVDDVAGGRLAVEHLLSLGRRRLAVVGGPESIRQVADRLAGARAAVREVDGASLEEIATDSLSVLAGRGAGRALAARDASDRPDAVFCANDLLAVGVLQALMLLGDVRVPEDIALIGYDDIAFATATVVPLSSIRQPSALIGATAVDLLLDTEPRQVLFQPELVVRASTAG
- a CDS encoding sugar-binding transcriptional regulator; this encodes MSRPGPVSPSRLSIDRLSLVTKVARLYHEDGLRQPEIATRLHVSQSRVSRLLKEAVALGIVRTIVVPPAGVHSELEDTVRDRFGLADVVVADTSSDDEYSILAALSGAGAAYFETTLTGHDRVGISSWSSTLLATVDKMAPRTVSTADVIVQVLGGLGTASVQMKATHLVERMAAVTGASPVFFSAPGIVASRGARDAILEDQFAREVLDEWSRLTVLIAGIGSVAPSPMLKDSGNAISATEIDALSEAGAVGDICLHFFDAQGRLIETGFSERTVGIDAAAMRAVPRRVGIAGGARKYEAVRAALRGRWIDVMITDVDTARRLAAEPEV
- a CDS encoding ABC transporter substrate-binding protein, with amino-acid sequence MRRSLILPAALAAGALLLSGCTAESDAGGDSATPVADGVLTYASGDAEPTCLDPHVGGNYPQALLATQVLESLVSREADGTITPWLAESWTVSDDALSYDFTLREGVEFTDGTPLDAEAVAANIAHLQDPATKSSTGYLAVAKVESVTAVSPTVARFTLSAPDSALLESLAQPWTAIQSPTGIARGEAANCEAPVGTGPFTVTEWVKQDHVTLTRNDAYDASFGPTGDGHEGPAYLSSIEWRFLPDSATRYAALQAGEVDVIDNAQPDTLQAATEASDLVELDAPRPGSVNRLELNGGQSPFDDAGVREAFIRAVGVNDAIDSLFFGTAERSYSPLSSSEATAYSDASLFEDAGSDDEVAAAEELLETAGWTDSDGDGIREKDGQPLTLRFPVSTNQSIPAEQSLFEQIQASAKAVGFDVEISLLDLSSWYAALAANEYELVSAPYTKVGPDVLRILYSSSGITPAPSGYFANHAQIADPALDALLEQASATTDADERADLYRQAQEIVLSGYWILPLYDQQNHYLLRSSVLGVEALATVSTPWFADASV